A single Chryseobacterium sp. DNA region contains:
- a CDS encoding 3-oxoacyl-[acyl-carrier-protein] synthase III C-terminal domain-containing protein, with protein MRLSHTYFYHPEYAENNESVIQHFEKQGISMQKIQNALGRKNRFIVPGESEETSLSMGIEAAKGVLGESKISISDIDIIVFVSNTPEHQIPCDAIQIHYALEGKPETLCYDINANCIGGFIALDQVSRYLASSESAQKALIICAEKMSRVLDPQNPITAFCLSDSSFAFIIEDNGNAASGLIDVLYHTDSSFCNTVLYPPNGHSCHNLQDKAPWDRIFDGMGSVDFALDHISNFLKRNHTTIEQIDLFLFSQFSIKNINIIMESLHLPAKKVPFYSEELGYTGASSPFLALHQYQKKVNRLQKGDSVLIWTLGTGYQAGLMLWKY; from the coding sequence ATGAGACTGAGCCACACTTATTTTTATCATCCGGAATATGCAGAAAATAATGAATCTGTTATTCAGCATTTTGAGAAACAGGGAATATCCATGCAAAAAATTCAAAATGCCCTGGGAAGAAAAAACAGGTTCATTGTCCCCGGAGAATCTGAAGAGACTTCACTTTCTATGGGAATAGAAGCAGCAAAGGGAGTTCTTGGAGAAAGTAAAATTTCCATTTCGGACATTGACATTATTGTTTTTGTAAGCAACACTCCCGAGCATCAGATTCCTTGTGATGCAATACAAATACATTACGCTTTGGAAGGAAAACCTGAGACGTTATGTTATGATATTAATGCCAACTGTATTGGTGGTTTTATAGCTTTGGATCAGGTTTCAAGGTATCTGGCGTCATCTGAATCAGCCCAAAAGGCTTTAATTATCTGTGCTGAAAAGATGTCCAGGGTACTGGATCCCCAAAATCCCATTACGGCCTTTTGCCTTTCTGATTCTTCCTTTGCCTTTATTATAGAAGACAACGGCAATGCAGCATCAGGATTAATCGATGTGCTATACCATACGGACAGCAGTTTCTGTAATACTGTATTGTATCCTCCTAACGGACATTCTTGCCACAACCTCCAGGATAAGGCCCCCTGGGACAGAATATTTGACGGAATGGGAAGTGTGGACTTCGCATTGGACCATATCAGTAATTTTTTAAAGCGTAACCATACTACGATTGAGCAAATCGATCTGTTTTTATTTTCACAATTTTCAATAAAAAATATCAATATTATCATGGAATCCCTTCATTTACCGGCAAAAAAAGTTCCCTTTTACTCTGAGGAATTAGGCTATACCGGAGCTTCAAGCCCTTTTTTAGCCTTGCACCAGTATCAAAAAAAAGTCAACAGGCTGCAAAAAGGTGACTCTGTTCTTATATGGACTTTAGGAACAGGTTACCAGGCAGGATTAATGCTTTGGAAGTATTGA
- a CDS encoding VOC family protein, protein MGLKILSIVWGVQNLERAIAFWSEALNYRLKRNPDPDFAILIPIVGDGMQLSLKLTRSEEPKRHHIDLITENQEAEVQRLLSIGAAKMEEWDYEQNADYVVLLDPEGNSFCVVQA, encoded by the coding sequence ATGGGCTTAAAAATACTTTCAATAGTGTGGGGCGTACAAAATCTTGAAAGAGCGATTGCCTTTTGGTCTGAGGCATTGAATTACCGGTTAAAGCGGAATCCTGATCCAGATTTTGCAATTTTGATTCCTATTGTAGGAGATGGAATGCAATTATCATTGAAATTAACCCGCTCGGAAGAACCGAAAAGACATCATATTGACCTGATCACTGAAAATCAGGAAGCAGAAGTGCAACGGCTACTTAGTATTGGTGCTGCAAAAATGGAAGAGTGGGATTACGAACAGAATGCCGACTATGTAGTTTTACTTGATCCGGAAGGAAATTCTTTCTGTGTGGTACAAGCTTGA
- a CDS encoding Hsp20/alpha crystallin family protein: protein MNLIRRNWNNSSLPNLFDDFFNRELFNWGNNNYSSTSTTVPSVNIKENGEAYEVQVAAPGMEKNDFEVKLDGNLLTISSKKQDSSETTEENFTRREFSYQSFQRSFELPRDVVDQDNINAKYENGLLMLTIPKKEAVKQRPPRLIEIS, encoded by the coding sequence ATGAATCTAATAAGAAGAAACTGGAATAATTCGTCACTTCCAAATCTTTTTGACGATTTTTTTAATCGTGAACTTTTTAACTGGGGTAACAACAATTATTCCTCAACCAGTACAACCGTTCCATCAGTAAATATTAAGGAGAACGGAGAGGCTTACGAGGTGCAGGTCGCTGCACCGGGCATGGAGAAAAATGATTTCGAAGTTAAACTCGATGGAAATCTTCTGACGATATCCTCTAAAAAGCAGGATAGCAGTGAAACTACAGAAGAAAACTTTACGCGCAGAGAGTTTAGTTATCAGTCTTTTCAGCGGAGCTTTGAGCTTCCACGCGATGTTGTGGATCAGGACAACATCAATGCAAAATATGAAAACGGCTTGTTAATGCTTACTATTCCTAAAAAAGAAGCTGTAAAGCAGAGACCGCCCAGACTGATCGAAATATCTTAA
- a CDS encoding DUF4142 domain-containing protein — protein sequence MKNFVVTVFAAAAMIACKKNETVPANHSAESMGVSAPAETGMVVSDSTKMPGTAAHSLSDHDKKFADAAAKGGLMEVMMGKLAATNASNSVVKSLGAMMVTDHSKANDELKKWAEAAGYTLPTALDAEKQKMYDDLKAKKGVDFDRKYTDLMVTDHKEDIEEFRKEAENGKETSLKSFASRTLPTLEHHLKESEKAKAAVK from the coding sequence ATGAAAAATTTTGTTGTAACAGTTTTTGCAGCAGCTGCTATGATAGCCTGCAAAAAAAACGAAACGGTACCTGCCAACCATTCTGCAGAAAGTATGGGAGTGTCTGCCCCTGCTGAAACAGGAATGGTTGTGAGCGACTCTACTAAGATGCCGGGCACTGCGGCACATTCCCTTAGTGATCACGACAAAAAGTTTGCTGATGCTGCTGCCAAGGGAGGGCTGATGGAAGTCATGATGGGAAAACTGGCTGCCACAAATGCTTCGAATTCAGTTGTAAAATCATTGGGGGCAATGATGGTTACCGATCATAGCAAAGCCAATGATGAGCTAAAGAAATGGGCAGAAGCAGCAGGATATACACTACCTACAGCCCTGGATGCTGAAAAACAGAAGATGTATGATGACCTGAAAGCTAAAAAAGGAGTGGATTTCGACCGTAAGTATACTGATCTTATGGTAACAGATCATAAAGAGGATATAGAAGAGTTCAGGAAAGAGGCCGAAAATGGGAAGGAGACATCCCTGAAGTCTTTTGCAAGCAGAACTCTTCCCACCCTGGAACATCATTTAAAGGAATCAGAAAAGGCGAAGGCTGCTGTAAAATAG
- a CDS encoding Crp/Fnr family transcriptional regulator, producing the protein MVIDEDVLLKNGAEFQKYAAGETILLQESLPRFYFQISSGLVKLNTFRDDGSEIIYSLPSDGHCFAETFLWHDVPYCINAVAMNDTEIIKLAKGDFMEMVSSNSELMKNLMGYTAERMFYRYKMLDILSLNNPSRRIYEVLTFLKLHHKVKEPFKYIVPFTRQQLANITGLRVETVVRTIKKLEKEKRLIILKGKICL; encoded by the coding sequence ATGGTTATTGATGAAGATGTACTTTTAAAAAATGGAGCAGAATTTCAAAAATATGCTGCCGGAGAAACAATCCTATTACAGGAATCACTCCCCAGATTTTATTTTCAGATAAGCTCAGGTCTCGTAAAGCTTAATACTTTCAGAGATGATGGCAGTGAAATTATTTACAGCTTACCCTCCGATGGACATTGTTTTGCTGAAACTTTTCTCTGGCACGATGTGCCTTACTGTATCAATGCGGTAGCGATGAATGATACGGAAATTATAAAACTGGCAAAAGGAGACTTTATGGAAATGGTCAGTTCAAATAGTGAGCTGATGAAAAACCTAATGGGTTATACTGCTGAAAGAATGTTCTATCGGTATAAAATGCTTGACATTTTATCATTGAATAACCCCTCACGCCGGATTTATGAAGTCTTAACCTTTTTAAAATTACACCATAAAGTAAAGGAACCGTTTAAATATATAGTACCATTTACCAGACAGCAATTAGCAAACATTACCGGACTTCGTGTAGAAACTGTAGTTCGGACTATTAAAAAATTAGAAAAAGAAAAACGGCTGATCATTTTAAAAGGAAAAATCTGTTTATAA
- a CDS encoding AraC family transcriptional regulator, protein MKQLEDLHGILRHCYTKSSKAGEQFIGEHGISFIVSGEMEAYDGNTKHLYQKGDVVLYRKNALIRFVKYPHQEKCFEAISIILDEKLLKIFAEQYEIFSDKSPKESLFKLKEDELIQTYFKGLETWFSNKISTELATVKKTEMILLVLRNNKEFKNILFHFGMPGKVNLEAFMNTHFRFNVPLSQLAFLTGRSLATFKRDFEKLFQMSPHKWIQQKRLEEAHYLLKHKKMKVKDVYLEVGFETLSHFSYTFKNHFGVSPSRL, encoded by the coding sequence ATGAAACAGCTAGAAGACTTACACGGCATTCTGCGCCACTGCTATACAAAAAGCAGCAAAGCTGGTGAGCAGTTCATTGGTGAACATGGCATTTCATTCATTGTTTCGGGCGAAATGGAAGCCTACGACGGTAATACCAAACATTTGTACCAGAAAGGTGATGTGGTATTGTACCGAAAAAATGCTTTGATCCGTTTTGTGAAATATCCACATCAGGAAAAGTGTTTTGAAGCGATCTCTATTATTCTGGATGAAAAACTATTGAAAATATTTGCAGAACAGTACGAAATATTTTCCGATAAAAGCCCTAAGGAGAGTTTGTTTAAACTGAAAGAGGATGAATTGATCCAGACATATTTTAAAGGACTTGAAACTTGGTTCAGCAATAAAATCAGCACCGAACTTGCCACCGTTAAAAAGACAGAAATGATTCTTCTGGTACTGCGTAATAATAAGGAGTTTAAAAATATATTATTTCATTTCGGAATGCCGGGAAAAGTTAATCTCGAAGCCTTTATGAATACCCACTTCCGTTTCAATGTGCCATTGTCACAACTTGCTTTTTTAACGGGGAGGAGTTTGGCTACCTTTAAGCGTGATTTCGAAAAACTCTTTCAGATGTCTCCTCACAAATGGATACAGCAAAAACGTCTGGAGGAAGCCCATTATTTACTCAAACATAAAAAAATGAAAGTAAAGGATGTCTATCTGGAAGTTGGTTTCGAAACCTTATCACATTTTTCGTATACCTTCAAAAACCACTTTGGGGTGAGTCCTTCCCGACTATAA
- a CDS encoding SDR family oxidoreductase, translated as MNKTVLITGSSTGIGRAAALLFAQNGWNVAATMRTPEAEKELNQLENGLVTRLDLEDVSSIESSIQKAIHRFGKIDLLVNNAAFGQYGIFEALEPAQIEKQFSVNVFGTMNVIRALLPHFRAQKQGNIINVSSAGGRIGIPLISMYVSSKFALEGFSEALSYELASQNIRLKLVEPGGVATPFHETSAKFFAINPELASYNEFSEAALAKLGQMGENMSTAEEVADEIFQAATDNSDQFRYIVGEDAKGWIKHRTSMDDLTFARHMRQLFNS; from the coding sequence ATGAACAAGACCGTTTTAATTACGGGCTCTTCCACAGGAATAGGGAGAGCCGCAGCACTTCTTTTTGCCCAAAATGGATGGAATGTAGCCGCAACGATGCGCACTCCTGAGGCTGAAAAAGAACTTAACCAACTGGAAAATGGGTTGGTAACCCGCTTGGATCTGGAGGATGTTTCGTCCATTGAAAGCAGCATTCAGAAAGCGATACACCGATTCGGGAAAATAGATTTATTAGTCAACAATGCTGCCTTCGGACAGTACGGAATTTTCGAAGCCTTAGAACCTGCACAAATCGAAAAACAATTCAGCGTCAATGTTTTTGGAACGATGAATGTCATCCGTGCCCTATTACCGCATTTCAGAGCACAAAAACAGGGAAATATCATCAACGTAAGTTCTGCCGGCGGTAGAATCGGTATTCCATTGATTTCGATGTATGTGTCTTCAAAATTTGCACTGGAAGGTTTTTCTGAAGCATTGTCTTATGAGCTGGCTTCACAAAACATACGCCTGAAATTGGTTGAGCCCGGTGGCGTGGCAACACCTTTTCATGAAACTTCAGCAAAGTTTTTTGCCATCAACCCTGAATTAGCAAGTTATAATGAATTCAGTGAAGCAGCCTTAGCCAAATTAGGACAAATGGGTGAAAATATGTCAACTGCCGAAGAAGTGGCGGATGAGATTTTCCAGGCTGCAACAGATAATTCCGATCAATTCCGCTACATCGTGGGTGAAGATGCAAAAGGATGGATCAAGCACCGCACATCAATGGATGATTTAACTTTTGCAAGACATATGCGTCAATTGTTCAATTCATAA
- a CDS encoding SDR family oxidoreductase: MNKTIFITGASSGIGQATAQYFAAQGWNVIATMRSPKKQDVLKNSEHLLVLKLDVEQPETFKEVIETAIFHFGKIDVLLNNAGYGQHGLFEATTSQQIHRQFSVNLFGTMEITRALLPHFREQKGGNIITITSGVGRVTVPLVSIYAASKFALEGFCESLSFELASQNIRVKIIEPGNIATNFEQTTKENFADGEALIDYADYLKQMDKVFKSIYNGGGSTAADVAETIFKAATDESNILRYVIGSDLQPLIDIRNGGTDESYMDVLRSTFVPKN, encoded by the coding sequence ATGAATAAAACCATTTTTATCACCGGAGCATCCTCCGGAATAGGACAGGCAACTGCCCAATATTTCGCAGCACAGGGATGGAATGTGATAGCAACCATGCGCAGTCCCAAAAAACAGGATGTTCTAAAAAATAGTGAGCATTTGCTTGTTTTAAAACTTGATGTGGAACAACCCGAAACTTTTAAGGAAGTGATAGAAACGGCTATTTTTCATTTCGGGAAAATTGATGTGCTGCTGAATAACGCCGGCTACGGACAGCACGGTCTTTTTGAAGCAACAACATCTCAGCAAATCCACCGTCAGTTTTCAGTGAATCTTTTCGGAACCATGGAAATTACGAGAGCTTTACTGCCCCATTTCCGAGAACAGAAAGGTGGAAACATCATCACCATTACTTCAGGCGTTGGCAGGGTAACAGTTCCTTTGGTATCAATTTATGCAGCATCCAAATTTGCATTGGAGGGTTTCTGCGAGTCACTTTCATTTGAATTGGCTTCGCAAAACATCAGGGTCAAAATCATCGAGCCTGGAAATATCGCAACCAATTTTGAACAAACTACGAAGGAAAATTTTGCCGATGGCGAAGCATTAATCGATTATGCAGATTATCTGAAACAGATGGATAAAGTATTTAAAAGTATTTACAACGGGGGCGGTTCTACAGCAGCTGATGTGGCCGAAACCATTTTCAAAGCAGCCACAGACGAAAGCAATATATTACGTTACGTCATCGGCTCCGATTTACAGCCGCTTATTGATATCAGAAATGGAGGAACGGATGAAAGCTATATGGATGTATTGAGAAGTACCTTTGTACCTAAGAATTAA
- a CDS encoding GLPGLI family protein has translation MNKFLFLFSLLFYGSLLAQKQIHIQYLNVRSPIANVYEDLYTNGTKVISKQDGNIMWTDPSFNKNKKTQDFYFISTIDETTKDRNFFFTSFVRDNAEDYYFVYDKVPQINWKIEKEFTRKILGYECTKATANFRGSPITAYFTKEIPYSVGPFKFFGLPGTILDVRVDGKDFDLWKAVKVDLNDNSNVEYNPEFPNFTKAKMKDYIIRKDDTTINHLNNSKVSGSTGKIASIRLGIEQHFEWEDQKDK, from the coding sequence ATGAACAAATTCCTTTTTCTTTTTTCCCTTTTGTTTTATGGAAGCTTATTAGCACAAAAGCAGATACATATACAATATCTTAATGTTAGATCTCCTATTGCCAATGTCTATGAGGATTTATATACTAATGGTACAAAGGTTATATCAAAACAAGATGGTAACATTATGTGGACTGATCCAAGCTTTAATAAAAATAAAAAAACTCAAGATTTTTATTTTATTTCTACTATTGATGAAACTACAAAAGATAGAAACTTCTTTTTTACATCATTTGTTAGAGACAATGCAGAGGATTACTATTTTGTATATGATAAAGTTCCTCAGATTAATTGGAAAATTGAAAAAGAATTTACTAGAAAAATTCTTGGTTACGAATGTACAAAAGCAACAGCTAATTTTCGAGGATCCCCAATAACTGCATATTTTACAAAAGAAATCCCGTATTCTGTTGGTCCATTTAAATTTTTCGGTTTACCTGGAACAATTCTAGACGTAAGAGTTGATGGTAAAGATTTTGATTTATGGAAAGCTGTAAAAGTTGACCTTAATGATAACTCGAACGTTGAATATAATCCCGAGTTCCCTAACTTTACAAAAGCTAAAATGAAAGATTATATAATACGAAAAGATGATACTACAATCAATCACTTAAATAATAGCAAGGTTAGTGGAAGCACTGGAAAAATAGCATCAATTCGCCTAGGAATTGAGCAGCATTTTGAATGGGAAGACCAAAAAGACAAATAA
- a CDS encoding transposase has product MGTSKYSLEFKTDCVVKALQRDQSISTIAKELELNKSLVKQWVRYYIQHGSSGLLRSNNRVYDVGFKLKALQFISKIIFRLNKHA; this is encoded by the coding sequence ATGGGAACATCAAAATATAGTTTAGAATTTAAAACGGATTGTGTTGTTAAGGCTTTACAAAGGGATCAATCTATATCTACAATTGCTAAAGAATTAGAGCTCAATAAATCTTTGGTGAAGCAATGGGTTAGATACTATATTCAACATGGATCTAGCGGTCTTCTTCGCAGTAATAACAGAGTTTATGATGTCGGGTTTAAGCTGAAAGCTTTACAGTTCATATCAAAAATTATCTTTCGGTTAAACAAGCATGCTTAA
- a CDS encoding TonB-dependent receptor yields MNKKIQLLSILFLGVSQLAFSQIKEEKLVLNKKREPEVKKIEKKKTSVETIKNYPPEEKSQNPVRYTITDVPAVSDFKTSTIQGEDVAPKFDATAQNNYFQFGMGNYGKILADGNISKTLENKIEVGGDVHVLSTNGLKKDYDWNSKQTSATFGAFLNSYGEKGKFNVNAEYGLNNYNYYGIYALQPAADVDLKQKVNQFKVNGYYDFYSNEILNDVRVKSSFLKDHFDAQENQVSILANFSKHAVELGKSGINLNADLGVGLDAVKTDFAIRDKNSANFFNTNLTPKVTFRKGESYLMLGSSFSFLNAKNSNDQMAQEKNNKTFWFPQAEFQLAAAKEFKFYGGVDGGLKLNTYGDMLQTNPFILSDQFLKPTETKYHFYVGLRGDIDETLKYDFSAGYGKMRDIMFFKANDLFDNLYTLNRSAYNFANTFSAVYDDGNVSDIKGSVQYFPLENLVLDGEMRFTKYNLKNYDNIYNVPLFNASIGAKYTMLDKKLLLGFKGIFASDRTTNSYMIEGAGGAGMIFQSTENTNDKVGGYADLNLSAEYKIHKNFSIFALGNNLLSSKYQTYKGYKVLGAQILGGVKITF; encoded by the coding sequence ATGAACAAGAAAATTCAATTATTATCCATATTATTTTTAGGGGTTTCGCAGCTGGCGTTTTCCCAGATCAAGGAGGAAAAACTGGTTCTCAATAAAAAGAGAGAGCCGGAAGTGAAGAAGATCGAGAAGAAGAAGACTTCCGTGGAAACCATTAAAAATTATCCGCCGGAGGAGAAATCCCAGAACCCTGTACGGTATACGATTACAGATGTTCCTGCGGTTTCAGACTTTAAAACTTCTACGATCCAGGGAGAAGATGTGGCTCCAAAATTCGATGCCACAGCTCAGAACAATTACTTCCAGTTCGGAATGGGGAACTATGGTAAAATCCTGGCAGACGGAAACATCTCGAAAACCCTTGAAAACAAAATCGAAGTAGGAGGTGATGTTCACGTACTTTCTACCAATGGTCTTAAAAAAGACTATGACTGGAATTCAAAACAGACTTCAGCAACTTTCGGGGCCTTCCTGAATTCCTATGGTGAAAAAGGGAAGTTCAATGTAAATGCTGAATATGGATTGAATAATTATAATTATTACGGTATTTATGCCTTACAGCCGGCTGCAGATGTTGATCTGAAGCAAAAGGTAAATCAGTTCAAGGTCAATGGATACTATGATTTCTATTCCAATGAGATCTTAAATGATGTAAGGGTAAAATCATCCTTCCTGAAAGATCATTTCGATGCACAGGAAAACCAGGTTTCCATTTTGGCCAACTTTTCAAAACATGCGGTTGAACTTGGAAAATCAGGGATCAATCTGAATGCCGATCTTGGAGTAGGATTGGACGCTGTGAAGACCGATTTCGCGATCAGGGATAAAAATTCTGCTAATTTCTTCAATACAAATCTGACCCCGAAAGTGACGTTCAGAAAAGGAGAATCTTACTTGATGTTAGGCTCTTCATTCTCTTTCCTGAATGCTAAAAATTCAAATGATCAGATGGCGCAGGAAAAAAATAATAAAACATTTTGGTTCCCGCAGGCAGAATTTCAGTTGGCTGCTGCTAAAGAATTTAAATTCTACGGTGGGGTAGACGGAGGTCTTAAGTTAAATACATACGGAGATATGCTTCAGACGAATCCGTTCATTCTTTCTGACCAGTTTTTAAAGCCGACAGAAACGAAATATCATTTTTATGTGGGATTGAGAGGAGATATCGATGAAACGCTGAAATATGACTTCTCTGCAGGATATGGAAAGATGAGAGACATTATGTTCTTCAAAGCCAATGACCTTTTTGATAATTTATACACTCTTAACCGTTCTGCCTACAATTTTGCAAACACGTTTTCTGCAGTATATGATGACGGAAATGTAAGCGATATCAAAGGAAGTGTACAGTATTTCCCGCTAGAAAATTTAGTTTTAGACGGAGAAATGAGATTTACGAAGTACAATCTGAAGAATTATGACAATATTTATAACGTTCCATTGTTCAATGCGAGCATCGGAGCCAAATATACAATGCTTGACAAGAAATTGCTGTTAGGGTTCAAAGGAATCTTTGCAAGTGACAGAACTACAAACTCTTATATGATCGAAGGAGCGGGTGGTGCAGGCATGATTTTCCAGTCTACGGAGAACACAAACGATAAAGTTGGGGGTTATGCTGATTTAAATCTTTCCGCAGAGTATAAAATTCACAAAAATTTCAGTATTTTTGCACTCGGAAATAATCTTCTGAGCTCAAAGTACCAGACGTACAAAGGATATAAAGTCCTGGGTGCACAGATCCTGGGAGGCGTGAAGATTACTTTCTAG